The genomic window AAAGATATAGAATTCTGGGGAATGAAAATGCTAAGATAGTAGCGTCAATTTTCATATCCAGGGTGTTTGAAAGGAAAAGATACATCATGATACAAGAAAAAATCGGGTTTATCGGTGGCGGGAGGATGGCGGAGGCGCTCAGCAGAAGTCTTATCGGGAGCGGGCTGAGTGATGCTGGCCGTATTCTGGTAAGTGATGTGCTGCCGGAACGATGCCGGCTGTTAAGTCAGGAGACCGGCGTAAAGACAACACAAAACAACAAGGACGTGGTTGCCTTTGCTGACGTTCTTATCTTTGCGGTAAAACCTCCCCTGATGAACGAGATCCTGAATGACCTGAAAAACAGTATTACCCAACGGCATATCGTAATATCGATTGCCGCGGGCATTCCGGTGCGATTTGTTGAATCCAGACTGCAGGCGGGCGTTCGGGTCGTCCGGGTAATGCCGAATACCCCCTGTTTGGTTGGCCTCTCAGCAACGGCCTTTGCCCTGGGTCAGCATGCTACCCCGGCAGATGGGCAATTGGTGTCCACCCTCTTTCAGTCCGTTGGGAAGGTGTTTCAGATGGAAGAAAAGTATTTGGATTCCGTGACCGGCCTGAGCGGAAGCGGCCCTGCGTACGTTTATCTGTTTATTGAGGCATTATCGGACGGCGGCGTCAAAGTGGGGCTGCCGCGGGATATCGCCACTACCCTTGCGGCGCAAACCGTATTGGGCGCCGCAAAGATGGTCCTGGAGACGGGACAGCATCCGGCCCAGTTAAAGGATGCCGTGACCTCGCCGGGCGGCACAACGATTGAAGGAATAAGCGCGTTAGAAGACGGCGGCCTCCGGGCGGCCGTCATCAATGCCGTCGTGGCTGCAACGTTAAAATCAAAGAAATTAGGAGAACTATCATAAATGCTAATACAAAAAATAGACAAAGAAAAGGTTGATCTGGCCGTAAACACGTTAAGAATGCTTTCTGCAGATGCGGTTGAAAAGGCACAGTCAGGCCATCCCGGCCTTCCTATGGGTTTTGCAGACATAGCCTTTGTCCTTTGGATGCAATTCCTGCGATTCCATCCCGAAGACCCGCAGTGGCCCAATCGCGACCGTTTTATCCTGTCTGCCGGACATGGTTCCGCGCTCTTGTACTCATTGCTGCACCTCTTTGGTTATGATGTCTCCCTGGAAGACCTCAAGCAGTTCCGACAGTTTGGAAGCAAGACCCCCGGTCACCCTGAATACCGGCATACGCCAGGGGTAGAGGTTACCACGGGCCCGCTGGGCCAGGGATTTGCCAACGGGGTAGGAATGGCGCTGGCCCAACGCATGCTGGCGGAACGATTTAATAAAGACGGCAGCAAGATTATTCATCATCACATTTACGGGGTAGTGAGCGATGGTGACCTGATGGAGGGAATTACCTCCGAGGCCGCTTCGCTTGCCGGACATCTCGGTCTTTCCAATATTATCTACGTGTACGACAGTAACCAAATCTCCATTGAAGGAACTACTTCCCTGACCTTTACCGAGGACGTTGGGAAACGATTTGAGGCGTATAACTGGCGGGTGATGAAGATAGACGGGCATAACCATCAGGAGATTGCTGAGGCTATTGAAGCGGCGCGGAACGAACAAGCACGGCCTTCGCTGATCATTGCCAGGACGCACATTGGCAGAGGAAGCCCCAATAAACAGGATATGGCGTCTGCTCATGGCGAACCGCTGGGGGCAAAGGAGCTGGAGTTGACAAAGGATAACATCGGCTGGCCTCAAAGCCCGACATTCCTTATTCCGGACGAGGTACTGCGCCTGTGCCGGAGTCGTGTCGATGAGCTCAGGGAAGAGTATAATCAATGGCGGGGTATGTGCAAGAGACATTTCAAAAGCGACCCTCATCTGTCCAAGGCATGGAACACCTTCCTTCAGAAAGAAATCCCTGCTGATCTGGAACTTGAGTTGCTGAAAACAATTAAAAAGGACGCCATTGCCACCCGTTCAGCATCGGGAGATATGATACAGGTGATTGCACAGCGCATTCCTTCTTTGATGGGTGGTTCTGCAGACCTCAGCCCTTCGACAAAAACCTCGATAAAAAGCTCTCCTTCCCTGGAGAAGACGATGTTTTCAGGAAGAAATATTCATTTCGGGGTGAGGGAGCACGCCATGGGTGGTATTTTGAATGGGCTGGCGCTGTACGGAGGCATTATTCCCTTTGGCTCAACCTTTCTGATGTTCTCCGACTATATGCGTCCTCCCATCCGGCTTGCAGCCATGATGAAGATCCAGGTGATCTATGTATTTACCCACGACAGTATCTTTGTTGGTGAAGACGGTCCTACCCACCAGCCCATTGAACAATTGCCCTCCCTCCGTGCCATACCCAACCTGCTGGTGATACGGCCGTCAGACGCCACCGAAACAGCGGCTGCCTGGATAACGGCGCTCAAGCATAAAAACGGGCCAACGGCGCTGATCCTCACCCGTCAGGATGTACCGGTAATCATCCGTTCAATTTATCCGTCACAAAGTCAGTTGCAACAGGGGGCGTACATTTTAAAGGATTCCGTCAAACCGCCGGAGATCGTCCTTATGGCAACCGGCTCAGAGGTCGCCATTGCCCTTGATGCCACCCTGCAGTTGCAGGGAAAAGGGATACAGGCGAGGCTTCTGAGTGTGCCCTGTTTCGAGCTGTTTCGCTCTCATTCAGCGGAATACAGGAACAGCGTGCTCCCGCCGGACTGCAGAAAGCGGGTGGCCATTGAAGCCGCCGGAAAAAGCAGTTGGTATGAACTGGTCGGGTTGGATGGTCTTATCATCGGGCTCGATGGCTATGGCGCTTCAGCGCCGGCAAAAATCCTGGCAGAGCACTATGGTTTTACAGTAAAAAATATTCTTAGTGAAATTGCCAGGAAATGGGGCGTTTAAATTGAGGAGAATGACCGCCGGGGAACAGGAGGAATCTATCCTTAATGAAGAGTATCTTACAGAAAATATTTTGACATTTTTAGTAAAAATATTGTGTAGCGCAGGCATCGTACCTGCATTTTAGCGAATTGCAGACTGGAAGCCTGCGCTACGACCTTTTCCGGCTCGTTCGGGTTAGTCATTATGTTGCTCCGGCAACACCCAGAAACGATGAAAATTGGGTTTGTTGCTGTATTATAAATTAATACTGATAGTTACGCTGTTTTTTGTGGTCTTATTTCCGAACCAGAAATTTTCAAACTTTCTGCTCCTGTCTAACACACACCCAACCCCCGCTCAAGCTTACTGTTGGACAATCTTTTTTCTAGACAAGTTCTGTTTAGGGACGACTTCGTCGTGAGTGCTCAGTCGAACGATTAAGGCGTTGATTTTTACGCCGAATCCACCACACCTATTTCCCGGAAAGGTGGATTCGCTCTCGCTTAATCCACCCTACCGCAGACCCGTTTAAATAAAATGAAAATTCCTATACCATTAAGTTGAGGATATTGTAACTATAGAGCTGGCGCATAAGCGAAAAGATTCGTTGTAAATCAGGGAGAAGAGGCGATAGGACGGGGCAATAATTTTGTAAAGTCTACAAAAAGATATCAAGAACGGCAGCATGAAAAGGCTTGTTTTTCAGGGGAGATGAAAAAATATTTGAAGAAAAGAGGGGAAAAATTACAAAATAGTCGTGCCCATCTTGTATAATAAATCAGGCAAACTATTCGAAATACCATACAAGGGAGGGCACAGTGAAATGATACCATTATTGAGGAACACAAGCCAGCAAAAACCATTATTCCATATCATTCATGAAGACGACAGATATTTGCTGAATACCGATGATGCGGAGTGGTTTCAGGTATTGTACCATTTTCGATACGAAAGATATGTGGGGTTTGGAGTAGACTATTATAATGCGCTGCATGAATTTAACCAGAAGCAGGCCAGGGAGCGAGAAGAGCGAGGAGTTGAGGGGGAGAAAGATGCGAGGGAGACCAAGGAGGAAGCGCGGCAGAGATTGCTCTTTTCACGGGTAACCATGCAGGCAGAGGGTGAGAGAGGAGAAGGGGTTTTATTCGAGGTAAAAAGAGAAGATTTGTCGCTATCGGGGGTATCTCCGGAGAGTATAGCGCCTGGCAAGGTGCCATTTCGATTTGGGGGGAAAAAGCCGAAGTGTTTTTTTGCTTTGCTGAAGAGTTTTATCGGTGCAACGATAATGGGGTTTCCCGCCGAGCCGGAAAAGGTGTACCGGTTATTGAAGAGCAATCCCAGTTTTGCGCGGGTATGTGGATTTATTCCCAGACACGTCAGGGACGAGTATTGCAGTGAGCACATACCAAGCCTTCGGAAGCTGGAGCAGTTTGACCAGATCATGAGAGAAAGCGGGATATGGGCGAGGATAAAAGTGGAAGAGGTGAAAGCGAACATAACGAGTGGGATCATAAGAAAGGAAAATGAGTTGGTGGGAGACACGACCCATTATTACGCGTATTCGGGCTTTGAGACCGTAGTATATAAAGATGCGAGTGGCAAAGAGCAGAAGAAATCGCAGTCAAAGGTAACCAAGAGGTGTGGTTGCGAAGACAAGCAGGGGTGCAGTCATTCGTGGGGATTGAGTGATGATGGGGCGGGGACAATCGTAAAATCCGGGGGAAAGATGTATTGGGGTCACAAGGCAAGTGTGCTTGGGTATCCCCGTCAAGGGATACCCTTAGATGCGCGTGCGATAAAGGATGCGGCGACCTTTGATGGAATGACCTTATACCCGCACGTGAAGGAAGTCTTTGAGATGTATCCGGAGATTCAACCGTCGGTAGAAAGGGTATTGTATGATAGCGCAGGCGACAGTGATGAAATCAAGAAGAAATTCAGGGAGGATCTGGGTATAGAGGTAAAGGTGTCTTTCAATCCAAGAAGGAAAAAGGAGATCACGGAAGATTTGCCACGAGGAATAGACAAGATTACACCGTATGGTATTCCGGTGTGTAAGGCGGGATACGAGATGGAATATCAGGGGATGAGATACGAACATGAGAAGTTTATCTATCAAGCGCCAAAGGATTCAGACAATGCGCCGGTATGTCGCGCTTGTTATCATCGCGAGGATTGTTGCCCAAACGCTACCGGTGGCAGGATAATCAATATCTCGTTTGATCTC from Candidatus Brocadia sp. includes these protein-coding regions:
- the proC gene encoding pyrroline-5-carboxylate reductase, giving the protein MIQEKIGFIGGGRMAEALSRSLIGSGLSDAGRILVSDVLPERCRLLSQETGVKTTQNNKDVVAFADVLIFAVKPPLMNEILNDLKNSITQRHIVISIAAGIPVRFVESRLQAGVRVVRVMPNTPCLVGLSATAFALGQHATPADGQLVSTLFQSVGKVFQMEEKYLDSVTGLSGSGPAYVYLFIEALSDGGVKVGLPRDIATTLAAQTVLGAAKMVLETGQHPAQLKDAVTSPGGTTIEGISALEDGGLRAAVINAVVAATLKSKKLGELS
- a CDS encoding transposase, whose protein sequence is MIPLLRNTSQQKPLFHIIHEDDRYLLNTDDAEWFQVLYHFRYERYVGFGVDYYNALHEFNQKQAREREERGVEGEKDARETKEEARQRLLFSRVTMQAEGERGEGVLFEVKREDLSLSGVSPESIAPGKVPFRFGGKKPKCFFALLKSFIGATIMGFPAEPEKVYRLLKSNPSFARVCGFIPRHVRDEYCSEHIPSLRKLEQFDQIMRESGIWARIKVEEVKANITSGIIRKENELVGDTTHYYAYSGFETVVYKDASGKEQKKSQSKVTKRCGCEDKQGCSHSWGLSDDGAGTIVKSGGKMYWGHKASVLGYPRQGIPLDARAIKDAATFDGMTLYPHVKEVFEMYPEIQPSVERVLYDSAGDSDEIKKKFREDLGIEVKVSFNPRRKKEITEDLPRGIDKITPYGIPVCKAGYEMEYQGMRYEHEKFIYQAPKDSDNAPVCRACYHREDCCPNATGGRIINISFDLLPHIDPKDPPMAKRYKAIMSRRPAVERMIKRLKCDFGDDRLTKRGNDSFQAYLDKTMIAFHVLLRN
- the tkt gene encoding transketolase, with product MLIQKIDKEKVDLAVNTLRMLSADAVEKAQSGHPGLPMGFADIAFVLWMQFLRFHPEDPQWPNRDRFILSAGHGSALLYSLLHLFGYDVSLEDLKQFRQFGSKTPGHPEYRHTPGVEVTTGPLGQGFANGVGMALAQRMLAERFNKDGSKIIHHHIYGVVSDGDLMEGITSEAASLAGHLGLSNIIYVYDSNQISIEGTTSLTFTEDVGKRFEAYNWRVMKIDGHNHQEIAEAIEAARNEQARPSLIIARTHIGRGSPNKQDMASAHGEPLGAKELELTKDNIGWPQSPTFLIPDEVLRLCRSRVDELREEYNQWRGMCKRHFKSDPHLSKAWNTFLQKEIPADLELELLKTIKKDAIATRSASGDMIQVIAQRIPSLMGGSADLSPSTKTSIKSSPSLEKTMFSGRNIHFGVREHAMGGILNGLALYGGIIPFGSTFLMFSDYMRPPIRLAAMMKIQVIYVFTHDSIFVGEDGPTHQPIEQLPSLRAIPNLLVIRPSDATETAAAWITALKHKNGPTALILTRQDVPVIIRSIYPSQSQLQQGAYILKDSVKPPEIVLMATGSEVAIALDATLQLQGKGIQARLLSVPCFELFRSHSAEYRNSVLPPDCRKRVAIEAAGKSSWYELVGLDGLIIGLDGYGASAPAKILAEHYGFTVKNILSEIARKWGV